A genome region from Leptodactylus fuscus isolate aLepFus1 chromosome 6, aLepFus1.hap2, whole genome shotgun sequence includes the following:
- the LOC142210853 gene encoding ATP-sensitive inward rectifier potassium channel 11-like isoform X1, with the protein MLARKGLIPDEYLITRIAEDKANHPQYKTKPRKARFVSKNGACNVAHKNIREQGRFLQDVFTTMVDLKWQHSLFIFTMTFICSWMLFAMAWWLIAFAHGDLDPKSKSSIPCVTNIQSFTSAFLFSIEVQVTIGFGGRMVTEQCPLAITVLIIQNISGLIINAVMLGCIFMKTAQANRRAETLIFSKHAVIACRDGKYRFMFRVGDLRKSMIISASIKMQIVMKTTTGEGEVVPISQVDIQVENPVGTNSIFLVSPLIISHTIDEKSPLFHFSAYDLGDQDLEVVAILEGVVETTGITTQARTSYLPDEILWSHRFVPIVTEEEGRYSVDYSKFGNTVKVHGPLCSAKDLLEGRYNPLSSGHPSRTVKKRKGDGHQASLLEKKMVAYMQSNDSSSDS; encoded by the coding sequence ATGCTTGCTCGGAAGGGGCTGATCCCTGATGAATACTTGATAACTCGAATTGCAGAAGATAAAGCCAATCATCCTCAATATAAGACCAAACCCAGAAAAGCACGCTTTGTATCCAAAAATGGTGCCTGTAACGTGGCCCATAAGAATATTCGAGAGCAAGGACGTTTTCTCCAGGATGTATTCACCACCATGGTGGACCTGAAGTGGCAGCATAGTCTATTTATCTTCACAATGACATTTATCTGTAGCTGGATGCTGTTTGCTATGGCCTGGTGGCTTATTGCCTTTGCCCATGGAGATCTAGACCCCAAGAGCAAGTCCTCCATACCATGTGTCACTAACATTCAGTCTTTCACCTCAGCTTTTCTCTTCTCCATTGAGGTCCAAGTGACCATTGGCTTTGGAGGTCGTATGGTTACAGAGCAGTGCCCATTGGCCATAACAGTCCTCATCATCCAGAACATATCTGGATTAATTATCAATGCAGTCATGCTGGGATGCATCTTCATGAAGACTGCTCAAGCAAACCGCAGAGCCGAGACCCTAATCTTCAGTAAGCATGCCGTCATAGCCTGTCGGGATGGCAAATATCGCTTTATGTTTCGAGTGGGTGACCTACGCAAGAGTATGATTATCAGTGCTTCAATTAAAATGCAAATAGTCATGAAGACCACTACAGGTGAAGGGGAGGTCGTTCCAATTTCACAGGTAGATATCCAGGTAGAGAACCCAGTGGGGACAAATTCCATATTCTTAGTCTCACCTTTAATTATAAGCCATACAATTGATGAGAAAAGCCCTCTTTTCCATTTCTCAGCCTATGACCTTGGCGATCAAGATCTAGAGGTTGTAGCAATCCTGGAAGGGGTAGTAGAGACAACTGGTATTACTACTCAGGCAAGGACATCCTACTTGCCTGATGAAATACTCTGGAGCCATCGTTTTGTCCCAATTGTAACAGAAGAAGAAGGTCGCTATTCTGTGGACTACTCCAAATTTGGAAACACAGTTAAAGTTCATGGACCTTTGTGTAGCGCTAAAGACCTGCTGGAAGGCAGATATAATCCACTTTCTAGTGGTCATCCTTCGAGAACagtgaagaaaaggaaaggtgacGGCCATCAAGCTTCACTTTTGGAAAAGAAAATGGTTGCATATATGCAATCGAATGATTCTTCATCTGATTCTTAG
- the LOC142210853 gene encoding ATP-sensitive inward rectifier potassium channel 11-like isoform X2, giving the protein MLARKGLIPDEYLITRIAEDKANHPQYKTKPRKARFVSKNGACNVAHKNIREQGRFLQDVFTTMVDLKWQHSLFIFTMTFICSWMLFAMAWWLIAFAHGDLDPKSKSSIPCVTNIQSFTSAFLFSIEVQVTIGFGGRMVTEQCPLAITVLIIQNISGLIINAVMLGCIFMKTAQANRRAETLIFSKHAVIACRDGKYRFMFRVGDLRKSMIISASIKMQIVMKTTTGEGEVVPISQVDIQVENPVGTNSIFLVSPLIISHTIDEKSPLFHFSAYDLGDQDLEVVAILEGVVETTGITTQARTSYLPDEILWSHRFVPIVTEEEGRYSVDYSKFGNTVKVHGPLCSAKDLLEGRYNPLSSGHPSRTVKKRKGP; this is encoded by the exons ATGCTTGCTCGGAAGGGGCTGATCCCTGATGAATACTTGATAACTCGAATTGCAGAAGATAAAGCCAATCATCCTCAATATAAGACCAAACCCAGAAAAGCACGCTTTGTATCCAAAAATGGTGCCTGTAACGTGGCCCATAAGAATATTCGAGAGCAAGGACGTTTTCTCCAGGATGTATTCACCACCATGGTGGACCTGAAGTGGCAGCATAGTCTATTTATCTTCACAATGACATTTATCTGTAGCTGGATGCTGTTTGCTATGGCCTGGTGGCTTATTGCCTTTGCCCATGGAGATCTAGACCCCAAGAGCAAGTCCTCCATACCATGTGTCACTAACATTCAGTCTTTCACCTCAGCTTTTCTCTTCTCCATTGAGGTCCAAGTGACCATTGGCTTTGGAGGTCGTATGGTTACAGAGCAGTGCCCATTGGCCATAACAGTCCTCATCATCCAGAACATATCTGGATTAATTATCAATGCAGTCATGCTGGGATGCATCTTCATGAAGACTGCTCAAGCAAACCGCAGAGCCGAGACCCTAATCTTCAGTAAGCATGCCGTCATAGCCTGTCGGGATGGCAAATATCGCTTTATGTTTCGAGTGGGTGACCTACGCAAGAGTATGATTATCAGTGCTTCAATTAAAATGCAAATAGTCATGAAGACCACTACAGGTGAAGGGGAGGTCGTTCCAATTTCACAGGTAGATATCCAGGTAGAGAACCCAGTGGGGACAAATTCCATATTCTTAGTCTCACCTTTAATTATAAGCCATACAATTGATGAGAAAAGCCCTCTTTTCCATTTCTCAGCCTATGACCTTGGCGATCAAGATCTAGAGGTTGTAGCAATCCTGGAAGGGGTAGTAGAGACAACTGGTATTACTACTCAGGCAAGGACATCCTACTTGCCTGATGAAATACTCTGGAGCCATCGTTTTGTCCCAATTGTAACAGAAGAAGAAGGTCGCTATTCTGTGGACTACTCCAAATTTGGAAACACAGTTAAAGTTCATGGACCTTTGTGTAGCGCTAAAGACCTGCTGGAAGGCAGATATAATCCACTTTCTAGTGGTCATCCTTCGAGAACagtgaagaaaaggaaag GGCcatag